The following proteins are co-located in the Micromonospora coriariae genome:
- a CDS encoding MFS transporter small subunit encodes MSENGRPGQQARLWISWLVVAALLGYGVAQTVITAAKLFTH; translated from the coding sequence ATGAGCGAGAACGGACGGCCTGGGCAGCAGGCCCGGTTGTGGATCTCCTGGCTGGTGGTGGCGGCGCTGCTCGGCTACGGGGTGGCGCAGACGGTGATCACGGCGGCGAAGCTCTTCACCCACTGA